A genomic stretch from Desulfotignum balticum DSM 7044 includes:
- a CDS encoding response regulator, with product MSDTVSSRPKVLVIDDEKAISKMLAMALSRKGYDVDTAENGEQGVKKLHMADYDLVITDMRMGKMTGDDVLLEVRQLKGARLPVIAMSGTPWLMENSRFDAVLAKPYQLKDLFDLIRKFIPPVALHTN from the coding sequence ATGTCTGACACAGTTTCAAGTCGTCCCAAAGTGCTTGTGATCGATGATGAGAAAGCAATTTCCAAAATGCTGGCAATGGCGTTGTCCAGAAAAGGTTATGATGTGGATACCGCTGAAAATGGAGAACAAGGCGTAAAAAAATTACATATGGCTGATTACGATCTGGTCATTACAGATATGCGAATGGGAAAGATGACAGGCGATGATGTGCTTTTGGAGGTCAGGCAACTGAAAGGAGCGCGTCTGCCGGTCATCGCCATGTCAGGTACCCCGTGGCTCATGGAGAACTCCCGGTTCGATGCGGTTCTTGCCAAGCCCTATCAATTAAAAGATTTGTTCGATCTCATCAGAAAATTCATTCCGCCTGTCGCGCTTCATACAAAT